ATGCCGCGGAATTAAGAATTTTAGTTGCGACATTCTCGCTGTCCTGAGAACGTTTGCCATCCACAAAAGTTGGTGCACTTCCAAGCGCGTGTTTCTCCTCTTGTCGCTGGCGCGCGAATGTGATAAGCCGTTCGCGGCGACGTTCATGGGTTCGCCATAACTCAGGGTCCGGAATCTGTGAGATCTGTGTCCAGACGGCTTGATTCGTAAGTTCAACGATCCAACGGGGACCCAAGTACCTGTCAAAAAGGCTCTGCATATCACCAGAGACCCAAGAACGGGTATGGATTCCGTTTGTTATCGCACCAATAGGCACTTCATGCACGGGTGTCCCGGGCCAGAGATCCTTCCACATGTCACGGGAGACCTGACCGTGTAATTGGCTCACGCCGTTGATCATGGCTGAGAGTCGGAGCGCGAGGAGTGCTGGACTGAATTCACTGTGTGTATTGGTCGGATTTGTTCTGCCAAGGCCCAGAAAAGTGTCCGCAGAAACCCCAAGTTCCCCATAGTAGCCACTGAAGTAGTGATTCACCAACTCAGGTGGGAACCAGTCAATACCCGCGGGAACGGGTGTGTGCGTTGTGAAGATGTTTCCTGATTTTGTGGCTTCGCAGGCTTCTTCAAAACGGATGCCTGTTTCCAGCATGAGTTGCCGGATACGTTCGATGGTCAGGAACGCAGCATGCCCTTCATTCATGTGGCAGACAGTCGGTTGTATACCGAGTGCAGTCAAAGCGCGGTATCCGCCGATACCTAACAGGATCTCCTGTTTAATCCGGAGACGTTCGTCACCTCCGTAGAGGTAATCTGTTATGCTCCGTAATTCCTCACTCTGATTTTCTGGGATGTTCGTGTCGAGGAGATATAAAGGAACGCGTCCGACTTGGGCACACCAGACTTTCGCGAGGGCTGTGCCTTCTGGATACGCGACTTCCACGAGAAGCGGGGTCCCATCGGCGCACTTTGCGGGCTGGATGGGCATGTTGTAGAAGTCATTTGTTGGATAATCTGCCATCTGCCAGCCATCTGCCGTGAGCGTCTGACGGAAATATCCGTGCTGATAGAGCAGTCCGACTGCAACAAAAGGCAGACCTAAGTAACTCGTGGATTTCAAATGGTCGCCTGCTAAGACGCCTAAACCGCCGGAATAGAGCGGCATACACTCCGTTAATCCGTATTCCATTGAAAAATAGGCGATTTTTAGCGTCCGGAGGGTCTCGTCGCTATGATTTGTTTCAAACCATGACGCAGTGTTATGGTATTCTTTAAACTTTTTGTGGATAACGTCAAGGCGGGCAAGGAATACGCTGTCTTTGGCAGCGGCATCTAACTGTTCTTGGGAAATCTGACCGAGCATCGCAACCGGATTGTGATACGTCTTTTCCCATAACTCGGTGTCAAGGTGTCGAAATAGACCGAGGGCTTCACGGTCCCAGGTCCACCACAGGTTTAATGCAAGTTCACGCAGTGGCTCAAGATTCGGCGGTAACGTCGGCACCACTGTTAACTGGCGAAGTGGCTTCATCTAACTTCGTACTCCTTCCGAAATCTATGCGACTTCTGCGTTTGAGTGTTGTGTTTTTAAAGTGATATAGGTGCCCTGTTTCCGTCGCTCGAAATCTAATTTCCCTTCACGAGCCAGCCAGCCGACACCCATTAAAACCGTCCGTTCGGTTTCGCCGAGTTCGCGTGTTAATTTTGTAAGCGTGGCTTCGTTGTTATTTTCGAGATAGCGCCATATAACACCCGCCACGCTTCCGATACTGTCTAACATTTGCACCTCCATAAGGGATATAAAACTTCAGGGATTATTTGTTGAACATACATTAACCACTGCATTGGACAACTTGCGCCGGAGTCTCTGAAAAAATGAGGCATTGTCGCACAACCCTCACTATATATTATAGTGGCTTTTGGCGCGGTTGTCAAGAACAAAGATTTACGGAATTTGACACCTGTTCTGATGTCATGCTATAATCTTTCATAAAGAATGCGATTTTATGATTTTTTTATTCTTTTCGGGTTTGCTTGCAAGCCCACATAAAAAACATGAGGCGAGGTAAAAAATTTGAGTATTGTTGTTCATGTGACACACGAAGCTATCCAAAAAATGGGCGGCATTGGAGCGGTTTTAGAAGGGTTGTTGACAACCCGTAACTACAACGAAGCGATTGAACGCACTTTCCTCATCGGACCCCTCTTTTCTGGTGCCGATTTGGGAGAATTGGACACGGTGCTGTATCGCGCAAGTGAAGGGATAACAGACACACCCCACGCAAGTGCCCTCAGTGATATTGAGCAAATATATCATGTGGAAATCGTTTACGGACAGCGAAAGTTTGTAGATAAGAATAAAGACGTTACAACGCTCACGGACGTCATCTTGGTGAACGTATCAAATAGTTACGAGGCTCAGACGAGTGCGTTTAAATGGCATCTCTATGAGCATTTTTCTATCGAATCAAGTCGGTATGAAAGTGAATGGGAATATGAAGAGTATGTCCGACTTGCCGAACCGGCGTATGATGCCTTACAGGTCCTTATCGGTGGAAAGACGCGGACCCCGGTGTTCGTTATCTCGCACGAGTTTATGGGAATGCCGTTCGCGTTCAAAACACTGATTGAACGCAAGAACAGTGAAGACGCGGCGAACATGCGCACCGTCTTTTATGCCCATGAAGTGGCAACGATACGTCCTCTTGTTGAGGGACATCCCGGACATGATATACGCTTTTACAATGTATTGGAGCAGGCGAAAGCAAAAGGGCAATCAATCCATGAGGTGTTTGACGATCCGTTCTGGTATTTCAAACACGCCTTGATCGACAAAGCACATCTCTGTGATACAATCTTCGCAGTTGGGGATCTCGTTGTGGATGAACTGCGGTTCTTGGCAAAGCCGTTTGAGGAGTTCCCAATTAACCTCGTTTACAATGGCATCCCGGCGTTTCAGGTGAGCCTACAGGAAAAATTAACGTCAAAGGCACTGCTCCAAAAATACGCAAAGACACTTCTGGATTATCGTCCCGATTACGTCTTCACGCATGTAACGCGGCTCGTCAAGAGTAAAGGATTGTGGCGCGATTTACAGGTGCTTATGCACTTGGATGATCTACTCGCTTCGAATGATAAAACAGCGGTGTTGTTTATTCTCTCTACGGAAATTGCGACGGGGCGTCCCCACGAAAGTATTCATGACATGGAGGAAGCGTATGGATGGCCCGTGTACCATAAAATCGGTTATCCCGACCTCGTTGGTGCGGAAATTGAACTGAACAACGGCGTTTCTGCCTTCAATCTGCAGTCTAAGGCGATTAAAGTGGTTTTCGTCAATCAGTTCGGATGGAGTCAAGCCGCTTGCGGGAAACGGATGCCGATAGAAATGGAATTTATGGACATCCGCAAGGGGAGTGATGCAGAATTTGGGCAGTCGATTTACGAGCCGTTCGGAATTGCGCAAGTAGAGCCTTTAAGTTTCGGCGCGATCTGCGTCGTCAGCAATGTGTGTGGATGTTGCGGTTTCATTCAGCGTGCGACCGATAACCGTGAGGTCCCAAATATTGTGGTTGCCGACTATACGCAGCTAAATATTCCGCCGAAGTCGTTAGATGATGTAATTCATATCGGATTGGCGGAACGGAATGCGATCGAGATGGAGAATAGCAGAGACATTGCAGCGAAACTCTTGGGACGCTTGCCGCGTAAGCCTCGTGACGTAGAAGATATGCTTCGAGAAGGTTACGATATCGCTTCCCGCATGAGTTGGGAAGTCGTTGTTAAGGATTATTTCCTGCCCGGATTGGAAAAGGCTCTTTAAGAGTAGTAGGCATACTCTGTATGCCGTCATAGTAGTAGGCACGCTCCGCGTGCCGTAAACATTAACGGTGGTAGATGCATTCCAGGGACCCTAACGCTCATGTTCAATCTCTTTAATCCTAACAGTGATTTTCAAATTATATCGGGTTCAAATCTGCCTCACTGGTTTCAACCGAAAGTGACCTACTTTATCACGTTTCGCACCGCGGACTCATTGCCTTCACATGTCGCT
The nucleotide sequence above comes from Candidatus Poribacteria bacterium. Encoded proteins:
- a CDS encoding glycosyltransferase family 1 protein, with amino-acid sequence MKPLRQLTVVPTLPPNLEPLRELALNLWWTWDREALGLFRHLDTELWEKTYHNPVAMLGQISQEQLDAAAKDSVFLARLDVIHKKFKEYHNTASWFETNHSDETLRTLKIAYFSMEYGLTECMPLYSGGLGVLAGDHLKSTSYLGLPFVAVGLLYQHGYFRQTLTADGWQMADYPTNDFYNMPIQPAKCADGTPLLVEVAYPEGTALAKVWCAQVGRVPLYLLDTNIPENQSEELRSITDYLYGGDERLRIKQEILLGIGGYRALTALGIQPTVCHMNEGHAAFLTIERIRQLMLETGIRFEEACEATKSGNIFTTHTPVPAGIDWFPPELVNHYFSGYYGELGVSADTFLGLGRTNPTNTHSEFSPALLALRLSAMINGVSQLHGQVSRDMWKDLWPGTPVHEVPIGAITNGIHTRSWVSGDMQSLFDRYLGPRWIVELTNQAVWTQISQIPDPELWRTHERRRERLITFARQRQEEKHALGSAPTFVDGKRSQDSENVATKILNSAALTIGFARRFATYKRATLLFQDVDRLDKILNHPERPVQLIFAGKAHPHDYEGKLLIQRISRIASEPRFYHKIVFIENYDICVGRYLVEGVDIWLNNPLRPNEASGTSGMKAAANGVLNLSIADGWWAETNHLGGGWTIDAVVTHADTKSADKAHANAIYELLEKEIVPLFYQRNPVDDVPYEWVARMKTAMQNLAPIFNTKRMVAEYAEQLYFPAHRRWQHLNEAGGKRSIALTRWKTHIQDHWGDLRIEERPTDETASVIQNPELGVGESTTVQAVVHTDVLFPHELAVQIYHGVLDEAGEIHNGKISSMAYQTDLGGGTYLFEGTLTLKQTGLHGYTVRVLPYHEDLQSPHELGLITWA